The region TTAGACGGTGCAGTTTGGCGTGTTATTGAATTTCTACATGTCAAGCCTGGCAAGGGTTCTGCATTTGTCAGGACTAAATTAAAGGCGGTAGTGAGCGGTAGTGTTGTCGAAAAGACTTTTAGAGCTGGGGAAATGGTTCCACAAGCTCTTTTGGAGAAATCAAAGTTGCAACATACATACATGGAAGGAGATGATTTTGTATTTATGGATATGACTTCTTATGAAGAAACACGCCTAACAGCTAAACAAATTGGTGAAAGTAGGAAATATCTAAAGGAAGGTATGGAGGTTAATGTATTGTCTTGGAATGAAAAACCTCTTGAAGTTGAATTGCCCAACTCAGTTGTTTTAGAAATAAAAGAAACTGATCCTGGCGTCAAAGGTGACACAGCTTCGGGAGGGACAAAGCCTGCAATCTTGGAAACAGGAGCTCAAGTAATGGTCCCATTATTTATTTCAATTGGTGAGAAAATCCGAGTAGATACTCGAAATGACAGTTATCTAGGCCGAGAAACACAATGACTATGAATCTTGATCATGAAGAGCTTCATCGCTTGTTGGCAACTTTAGCTGAGAGCGATATTCAAGAGTTTCGACTTGAGGGAGAGGACTTTTCCTTGGAAGTTAAACGTAATCTAGGGACTTCCTCGGATTCAATTGCTTCTCAAAAGAAAATTATTTCAGAAGAGATTATTTCAGAAGAGATTGATCCACCATCTCAACGTAAAATAGAGGCTTCTCCAGCACCAAGCACACCTCCTCCTTCAGTGCCAGGGTCACGCTCTGATTTGGTCGAAGTAACTGCTCCTATGGTTGGTACCTTCTATCGCGCACCAGGCCCAGAAGAGCCCCCTTTCGTGGATATTGGATCGAGAATCAGTGTGGGTCAAGCAGTTTGTATTCTTGAGGCAATGAAATTAATGAATGAATTAGAGTCAGAAGTAAGTGGTGAAGTAATTGAAATTCTTGTTGAGAATGGAACTCCAGTGGAGTTTGGTCAAGTTTTAATGAGATTAAAACCTGTCTAAAAGTTTTACTTATTGAGAAAGAAGCCAAGCGTTATTTATTGCAGCAAGCATACTTTTTTCTCTTGCCTTGAACTTACCTGCGATATCAAGTGCAGTTCCGTGATCAGGTGATGTTCTTACAAAAGGAAGCCCAAGCGTTGTGTTAACAGCCTCATCAAAGGCGATCAGCTTGACCGGTATAAGAGCTTGATCGTGATAGAAAGCGAGTATTCCGTCAGGTGCATTATTTTCAAAGGAGGTGTCATGCCATGCTTTTGCTGATGAAATCCAGCAGCTATCTGGAGGGATAGGCCCACTAATTTTGATAGCTGGATTATCTAATTTCCATTCATTTATAGTAGGAATAATTAAGTTTTTTTCTTCGGTTCCAATTTTTCCGTCTTCTCCAGCATGTGGATTTAAGCCCGCTATATGTATTAATGGTTTTTCTTTGAACTTAAGACAGAAATGCAATAAGGCATCTAACTTAAATCTAATTAATTCTTTTGTTAAACTATCATTGATTTTGTTAAGAGGTATATGTGTTGTAGCCAATAAAGTATTAAATCTCCACCCATTGTTTGGTGATCTTGCTGTAAAAAGCATAGAAGTTCTTTTATTAGTTAACTTACCTAATAATTCAGTTTGCCCTGCAAAGTCATGACCAGCTTTATACCAGGCAATTTTTGAAATAGGAGCTGTAACTAGAGCATTAGCTTTCCCTTCTAAAAGTATATTAGTTGCATTACAAAGCCATTGAAAGCTAGCTGACCCAGAATATGCATCGACTATTCCTGGAATAACTTTCTTTGTTAATGGAATATCAATAATATCAAGCTTATGTGGATCAGGGATATTATTGAATCCATGTTTAATTAACTTTGAACAAGTTTTAAAAATATTATTTTTGCAACCTACAAGTAAAGGCTCTATATTTTTATTTAAGTTCTTAGATCCAAGAGCTTTTAATGTTATTTCAGTTCCTATTCCTGCAGGATCTCCTAATGAAATAATAAGTTTGTTTTTATTTTTTGTTAATTTTTTAAAATCTTTCATTTGCAATAAGTTTTTTTGATTGAAATTTTTTAGCTTAAGAAAAGCTTTTAGTAAGGTTTAAACTAATAAATTTGAGGAAGTTTTGTAAAAAATAGTGAATAAAGATAATATTAAAAATAAAGAATATTAATTCATTTTTAATTGTGAGAAACAATTTTTTAATCCAGATTTAAAACTAGGATAAATTAGAGGATAACCAAGTATTTTGCATAATAACTTGTTATCAACTTTTCGATTTTCTTCCCAAAAAGATAGCGCCATTGGGCTCATTGTTTCTTTTGCAATTTCAAAAGGTACCTTTGATGGTATAGATTTTTTAGCTATTTTTGCTGCGAATGCAATAACTTCAAGATTATTTGTTGGTAAGTTATCAGCTACGTTTACTACAGAGGGATTCTTTCCTGCTGCATAGAGATTAATTAAAAATAAGACAGCCCCAGCAATATCATCGACATGCACTCTTGAAAACACTTGACCAGGCTTATCGACCATTTTTGTTGTTCCTTTCAGCAGGCTTTCAAATGCAGATCTGCCAGGTCCATAAATACCTGGCAATCTAATTATTTGGACAGGAAGCTTTGTTTCTAACCATTTTTTTTCGCAGGAAAATCTGCGAATACTTCTTTCTTGTTTAGGGTTTGGAGATGTATTTTCATTTACCCAATCTCCTTTTGTATCTCCATAGACACCAGTAGTAGATAAGTAACCCACCCACTTTAATTTTTTTGAATTCAGTAATTTAGCTTTGAGTTTATTTAGTACTGGGTCTTCTCCGTTTGATAAAGGAGGTATACAACTTAAAACATGAGTTGTCCCGTCGAAAATTTCATTAGAGATTTCTTTATCGGTGTTAAATATGAAATCAGCTCCTTTGCTATTTTCTTTTCTTCTGCTGCACAAAACTTTTGTTCCTAAACTTCTTCCTACACTTGCTATTCTTTGCCCACTAAATCCCCCGCCAAAAATGATGAATTTTGATTTTGGCGGTAGAGGATCTAATCGCTTGACAATATCTTCAATCATTAGTACAAATGTATTATGTTGATTATTTAGCCATGATTGCTTCTTATTTAAAGCCTAGCCTGAATTCCATTAATAGTGTTAGTAAATTTACTAACCATAAAAGATTACCTCTCCAAAAGAAAAATCAAAACTTAATAAAACCTTTTTTTGCTTCAATTATCTTTCTTCTGTGTATCAGTATTGTGCCCGAAAAGCCTTCTAATTTAGCTTCCATATGTGAAAAATATAATTCTTCTGTTGCTTGTCAAGTTTGGTAGTATTTTAAGCTGCTTGCCAAGAATAATCTTCATTCAATTGAGATTTTGAGCTCTTACAACTTTCGCTATTTTTAGGTTGAGCCCATTTTAGAAGTCTTAGAGCTAAACGAATGTCTCCTTCCGTCCAGGCTTTAATAGCCATAGAACGTCTTGGGTCGTAAAAACGTTGTTTTCTATACCATTCAAAAGCATCATTGTCTGTTTTTCTTCCATTGCATGAGAGGCAGGCAGGCACACAATTTTCAGTGATGCTTAATCCACCTTTGCTTCGTGGTAAGACATGATCAATTGATTCTGAGCTTTTCCCACAATATATACAGCTTTTACCGGTGTATTCATGTAATGATCTGCGCCATCTTCGGTCACGTAGCTTTGGGCAGAGATCCTCTAAGAAAACCGCGTCCCTATTGTGCATACGTATTAATTAATTAAATGAATTCTGCCTTGATAGGACCATAAGTCAATGTATCGAAAATTGCATTTTTAGATTTTATAAGATTATTTTTTAAATTGACTTAGAAAAAGCTCGCAACTGCTTGTATTTACATAAATTTTATTTAATCAATAATCATAACGATCAATGTATTTGCCTTTAGGACTTTTTTCTGTATTCTCGTTTAATGTATTTACTTCATTTTCCAATTCTTTATCACTACTAGATCCTATTGAGCTTGAGTCACCCGTATATAGATCACCTAAATAATTGATGCAATCTTCATATTTAGTAGGATCTTGAACCACTTCTTCAACAATGAAAGAAGCAGCTTGTTTCGGAGATGTTTTAAATAAACCTTGTTTTTTATTTTTTATAAATTGATAGGCTGCTTCCCAACTGGGTTCATGAGAGTTGCCCCCATTTCTCATAAAGCAATATATATCTGCTCCGTTTGTCACAGCTGCATTAATTTTTAAGCCTAAAGTTGAGCTGCAGACTAAACAAATTATTGAAATTGGTAAGAAGTTTCGCTTTATCCCAATTGGCATGATTTTAAGAGAATTATCAATCTTAAATTATCTATTTTTCTTTCTTCTGTCTAGCTTTAGCTTGTATTAGCGTTTCCATTTTATTACCTAACTTTTATGATCTTGATTTGAAAAAGATCGCATTTAAATACTCGCTAATTAAATTTTTTCAACTTTGATCTCACTTATTTTTTTAAGATGAATAAATTATCTATTCTTTGATATAGTGATTTGGAAAATTTTTTGTACTTAAATACTGAATAATGAATGCAGTACAAGTAAAAAAAGAAGCATTTTTAAAAGAGGCTGGTTATTTTTTTAAGGATGCATCAGTGCATGCTGACCAAGGAGATTTGCAATCATGTGCTGGTTTGATTTTAAAAGCACTTGATAAAGAGAGAATGGCTTGTGGGGTTGGACCTCAAGTGCTTCATCTAATTAAAACTAGATAGTTATTTCATTTATTTTTATAATATTATTCGTTATTTAGGACTGAAATTGTTTTTGCAATTCCTTCGCCAATTGGAACTTCTAGCTTGCCCATTTTATCTAGAGTGCTTTCTAACGCTGATATGACGCTAACAATATCTCTATCATTTACAAATCCCAAATGACCAATTCTAAAGATTTTACCTTTTAGGTGGTCTTGACCTCCAGCAAGGAGTATGTCGAAGTCATTCTTTATTGCTTTTCTGATGTTTTCTGCATCTATATTTTTTGGTTGAACAGCTGTTATTGCTGGACTTCCAAAACCTTCTTTTGTAAATAAGTTTAAACCCATTGCTTTTACTCCTTCTTGTATTGCTTTTTGATGACGAGAGTGACGTGTGAATATATTACTTAACCCTTCTTTTTGCATCATTTTTAATGAGGCTTCTAAGGCAAAATATAAATTTATTGCAGGTGTGAATGGATTACTATTTTTATTTACTGTCTTTAAATATTGTTTTAAATCTAAGTAAAATTTTGGTAAATTGGATTGATTATTAAACTCCCAGGCTCTTTTGCTCATAGCAACAAAACTGAGACCCGGTGGAATCATATAGCCTTTTTGTGAGCCTGAAGCTATTACATCTATTCCCCACTCATCCATTGGAATATTAGATGCACCAAGACTTGTAACGCAATCAGCTATTGTAATAGCTTTACTATTACTTTTTACTTCGTTATTTATTGTTTTAAGATCATTAATCACTCCGGTTGAAGTTTCTGAGTGAGTTAAAATTACAGCTTTAATTGTTTCACTAGTGTCTTCTTCAAGAATCCTCTTGAATTGATTGGGATCAAGAGGCTGTCCCCAATCAGCTTCTACGGTTTTCACGTCTAGGCCATAAGCTTTTGCTACCTTTACCCACCTTTCACCAAATTTTCCATTATTGCCACATATAACTCGATCACCTTTGCTTAATGTATTGATTATTCCTGCTTCCATTGCGGCTGTCCCACTTCCTGTAATTGTCAGGACATCAGCAGTTGTTTGGTGAAGCCATTTGAGTTGTTCAGTAGTTTTTTGAACAATTTCTTGAAAATCGCTACTTCTATGACCGATGGGATGTTTACTCATAGAACTCAAAACATTTTCTGGTACCGGTGTTGGTCCAGGAATCATTAGATTGAGTTTGTCTTGCATTTAATTATTTAAATCTGGATTATTATTATTTTAAAAAATTATTTAGGGAATTTCTGCTATCGTCAGCTCTTCCAATGATTTGAATGAATTTACTCTTCCAGTTTGGGTTGTTGCAGCTGCAAAGTCTGCAACGAACATACTTATTGGAAACAAATTTAAAGATACTGAGATAATTGACCTGCCTAATGAAAAAGAATCAATTAGTGTACCTGTTTGTTCTTCTGCATTACTCGATAATGGAGAGAGATCTTTAGGAGTAAGTCATTGTCAGTCTGGATTGCCTCTTGACATAACCAGAGGAGTAGAAATATGGGCTTATATTCAATTCAGTAAATTAAGTTTTCAATCCGAAAAAATAGTTGAAAATGATTTTCCTAATTGGCTTGATTTCCATGCCGGTTATGGCGTAGGTAAATATGAAATATCTGGTCAGCCATGTATCTCTAAGTTTGCGCGTGATTTGCTGTGTATAAACCTTTATCCCCTCGTACCCAAAGGCAGTTCAATTAAAGTTGAGATTGTTTTACCTGAAGGTAAAGATCGTGCTTTAAGGACGAGTAACGAATCATTTGGAGTTGTTGATGGATTATCTCTGATTGGGACACAGGCTGAGGTGCAAGTTAGTGCTTCTCCTCATCAGTTGAGAAAATGCAAAGAGATTTTGCAGAACATTTGCTCTAAATCAAAATTTGATGGATGTCTTACTTTTGTGATTGGTGAAAATGGAATGGATTTAGCACTGAAGTTTGGACTTCCAGAAAATCGAATTATTAAAACGGGTAATTGGTTAGGCCCTCTTCTTGTGGCTGCTGCAGAAAATGGTGTTAAGAAACTTTTATTATTTGGTTATCATGGAAAGTTGGTAAAACTCTCTGGAGGCATTTTTCATACCCATCATCATCTCGCTGATGGAAGACTTGAAATTTTAACTTCACTTGCAGTTAGAGAAGGTATATCTTTTGAT is a window of Prochlorococcus marinus str. MIT 0917 DNA encoding:
- a CDS encoding DUF6554 family protein, translated to MPIGIKRNFLPISIICLVCSSTLGLKINAAVTNGADIYCFMRNGGNSHEPSWEAAYQFIKNKKQGLFKTSPKQAASFIVEEVVQDPTKYEDCINYLGDLYTGDSSSIGSSSDKELENEVNTLNENTEKSPKGKYIDRYDY
- a CDS encoding HNH endonuclease, whose protein sequence is MHNRDAVFLEDLCPKLRDRRWRRSLHEYTGKSCIYCGKSSESIDHVLPRSKGGLSITENCVPACLSCNGRKTDNDAFEWYRKQRFYDPRRSMAIKAWTEGDIRLALRLLKWAQPKNSESCKSSKSQLNEDYSWQAA
- a CDS encoding pyridoxal-phosphate-dependent aminotransferase family protein translates to MQDKLNLMIPGPTPVPENVLSSMSKHPIGHRSSDFQEIVQKTTEQLKWLHQTTADVLTITGSGTAAMEAGIINTLSKGDRVICGNNGKFGERWVKVAKAYGLDVKTVEADWGQPLDPNQFKRILEEDTSETIKAVILTHSETSTGVINDLKTINNEVKSNSKAITIADCVTSLGASNIPMDEWGIDVIASGSQKGYMIPPGLSFVAMSKRAWEFNNQSNLPKFYLDLKQYLKTVNKNSNPFTPAINLYFALEASLKMMQKEGLSNIFTRHSRHQKAIQEGVKAMGLNLFTKEGFGSPAITAVQPKNIDAENIRKAIKNDFDILLAGGQDHLKGKIFRIGHLGFVNDRDIVSVISALESTLDKMGKLEVPIGEGIAKTISVLNNE
- the cbiD gene encoding cobalt-precorrin-5B (C(1))-methyltransferase CbiD yields the protein MNEFTLPVWVVAAAKSATNILIGNKFKDTEIIDLPNEKESISVPVCSSALLDNGERSLGVSHCQSGLPLDITRGVEIWAYIQFSKLSFQSEKIVENDFPNWLDFHAGYGVGKYEISGQPCISKFARDLLCINLYPLVPKGSSIKVEIVLPEGKDRALRTSNESFGVVDGLSLIGTQAEVQVSASPHQLRKCKEILQNICSKSKFDGCLTFVIGENGMDLALKFGLPENRIIKTGNWLGPLLVAAAENGVKKLLLFGYHGKLVKLSGGIFHTHHHLADGRLEILTSLAVREGISFDLIQLISKSTSVENALLALEARNPEVVNLIWGRMAKEIEIKSRNYVNRYLSSSMEVGSVLFDRKRKIRWAGFDGVKQINSLGLMLK
- a CDS encoding SDR family NAD(P)-dependent oxidoreductase yields the protein MIEDIVKRLDPLPPKSKFIIFGGGFSGQRIASVGRSLGTKVLCSRRKENSKGADFIFNTDKEISNEIFDGTTHVLSCIPPLSNGEDPVLNKLKAKLLNSKKLKWVGYLSTTGVYGDTKGDWVNENTSPNPKQERSIRRFSCEKKWLETKLPVQIIRLPGIYGPGRSAFESLLKGTTKMVDKPGQVFSRVHVDDIAGAVLFLINLYAAGKNPSVVNVADNLPTNNLEVIAFAAKIAKKSIPSKVPFEIAKETMSPMALSFWEENRKVDNKLLCKILGYPLIYPSFKSGLKNCFSQLKMN
- the pdxA gene encoding 4-hydroxythreonine-4-phosphate dehydrogenase PdxA — encoded protein: MKDFKKLTKNKNKLIISLGDPAGIGTEITLKALGSKNLNKNIEPLLVGCKNNIFKTCSKLIKHGFNNIPDPHKLDIIDIPLTKKVIPGIVDAYSGSASFQWLCNATNILLEGKANALVTAPISKIAWYKAGHDFAGQTELLGKLTNKRTSMLFTARSPNNGWRFNTLLATTHIPLNKINDSLTKELIRFKLDALLHFCLKFKEKPLIHIAGLNPHAGEDGKIGTEEKNLIIPTINEWKLDNPAIKISGPIPPDSCWISSAKAWHDTSFENNAPDGILAFYHDQALIPVKLIAFDEAVNTTLGLPFVRTSPDHGTALDIAGKFKAREKSMLAAINNAWLLSQ
- the efp gene encoding elongation factor P: MISSNDFRTGTTIELDGAVWRVIEFLHVKPGKGSAFVRTKLKAVVSGSVVEKTFRAGEMVPQALLEKSKLQHTYMEGDDFVFMDMTSYEETRLTAKQIGESRKYLKEGMEVNVLSWNEKPLEVELPNSVVLEIKETDPGVKGDTASGGTKPAILETGAQVMVPLFISIGEKIRVDTRNDSYLGRETQ
- the accB gene encoding acetyl-CoA carboxylase biotin carboxyl carrier protein is translated as MTMNLDHEELHRLLATLAESDIQEFRLEGEDFSLEVKRNLGTSSDSIASQKKIISEEIISEEIDPPSQRKIEASPAPSTPPPSVPGSRSDLVEVTAPMVGTFYRAPGPEEPPFVDIGSRISVGQAVCILEAMKLMNELESEVSGEVIEILVENGTPVEFGQVLMRLKPV